In Longimicrobium sp., one DNA window encodes the following:
- a CDS encoding ATP-binding cassette domain-containing protein: MTTALIEVRGLQKQYVMGAETVRALRGVDLVIERNEYVAIMGPSGSGKSTFMNLIGCLDTPSAGDYVLNGQPVAGMKDDDLARIRNREIGFVFQTFN, translated from the coding sequence GTGACCACCGCGCTGATCGAGGTCCGCGGGCTCCAGAAGCAGTACGTGATGGGCGCGGAGACCGTGCGCGCCCTCCGCGGAGTGGACCTGGTGATCGAGCGCAACGAGTACGTGGCCATCATGGGCCCGTCCGGCTCGGGCAAGTCCACGTTCATGAACCTGATCGGCTGCCTGGACACGCCGAGCGCCGGCGACTACGTGCTCAACGGCCAGCCCGTGGCGGGGATGAAGGACGACGACCTGGCTCGCATCCGCAACCGCGAGATCGGCTTCGTCTTCCAGACCTTCAAC
- a CDS encoding efflux RND transporter periplasmic adaptor subunit — MSSKKIIIGVAILASVGGLAGVAVAKRGPSGALVRTEVVARRDLVSVVTASGKIEPKRKVDISADIPGRVIRVAVEEGQWVDRGALLISIDPSQYQSAVRRAEAAVAQSRAREAQARAQLLKAQNDARRAEMLSQGKDQLISAQDLDQARTQGNVAGAELQAARYAVAQAQAALSEARDNLSKTTIVAPMSGRVTRLNIEEGETAVVGTMNNPGSLLLTVADLSVMEAKIKVDETEVPNVSIGDSAAVRIDAFPDQSFSGRVTRIGNSAVQTAAGQAGASDQQSVDFEVVITLDNPPASLRPDLSATADVVTESRRNVLSVPIIALTVRDREGKKFSQDADDDGDAEQPAAQVEADKRSRRANEVMGVFVMRDGKADWVPVEIGIAGDRYFEIRKGLRGGETVVSGSYQAVRDLQDDDAVRVETPKEGEQAKAKGAK; from the coding sequence ATGTCGAGCAAGAAGATCATCATCGGGGTGGCGATCCTGGCGTCCGTGGGCGGGCTGGCCGGGGTGGCGGTGGCCAAGCGCGGCCCCAGCGGCGCGCTGGTGCGCACCGAGGTGGTGGCGCGGCGCGACCTGGTGTCGGTGGTGACGGCCAGCGGCAAGATCGAGCCGAAGCGCAAGGTGGACATCTCGGCCGACATCCCGGGCCGGGTGATCCGGGTGGCGGTGGAGGAGGGGCAGTGGGTGGACCGGGGCGCGCTCCTCATCAGCATCGACCCCAGCCAGTACCAGAGCGCGGTGCGCCGCGCCGAGGCGGCGGTGGCGCAGTCCCGCGCACGCGAGGCGCAGGCCCGCGCGCAACTCCTGAAAGCGCAGAACGACGCGCGCCGCGCGGAGATGCTGTCGCAGGGCAAGGACCAGCTGATCTCCGCACAGGACCTGGACCAGGCGCGCACGCAGGGGAACGTGGCCGGCGCCGAGCTGCAGGCCGCCCGCTACGCCGTGGCGCAGGCGCAGGCCGCCCTCAGCGAGGCGCGCGACAACCTTTCCAAGACCACCATCGTGGCGCCGATGAGCGGCCGCGTCACCCGCCTCAACATCGAGGAAGGGGAGACGGCGGTGGTGGGGACGATGAACAACCCCGGCTCGCTGCTGCTGACGGTGGCGGACCTGAGCGTCATGGAGGCCAAGATCAAGGTCGACGAGACCGAGGTCCCCAACGTGAGCATCGGCGACAGCGCGGCGGTGCGCATCGACGCCTTCCCTGACCAGAGCTTCAGCGGCCGCGTGACCCGCATCGGCAACAGCGCGGTGCAGACCGCCGCCGGGCAGGCCGGCGCCAGCGACCAGCAGTCGGTGGACTTCGAGGTGGTCATCACCCTGGACAACCCACCCGCCTCGCTGCGCCCCGACCTCTCCGCCACGGCCGACGTGGTTACGGAGTCGCGCCGCAACGTGCTCTCGGTGCCCATCATCGCGCTGACGGTGCGCGACCGCGAGGGGAAGAAGTTCTCGCAGGACGCGGACGACGACGGCGACGCGGAGCAGCCCGCCGCGCAGGTGGAGGCCGACAAGCGCTCGCGCCGCGCCAACGAGGTGATGGGCGTGTTCGTGATGCGCGACGGGAAGGCGGACTGGGTGCCGGTGGAGATCGGCATCGCCGGCGACCGCTACTTCGAGATCCGCAAGGGGCTCCGCGGCGGCGAGACGGTCGTCTCCGGCAGCTACCAGGCCGTGCGCGACCTGCAGGACGACGACGCGGTGCGGGTGGAGACGCCCAAGGAAGGGGAGCAGGCGAAGGCGAAGGGGGCGAAGTGA
- a CDS encoding TolC family protein encodes MHSHRRHTGALVFAALAVLASPLAAQQPTGQQPAPHQGGLTLEEAITTARTGNPDLLAQRNDQRGTRAAVRSARADLYLPSANAQADFGYTGPGVQRFGSEVFGVRPQYYSSGYYVGIGYELSGAKLMQPRIARAQENATARRVEGFEANMVSQVAQQYLTALQAGELAAQAEREVARTIEHERLAKARLEVGAGTPLDVRRAEVQRGQAEVALLQQRNAHATEVLRLGLAMGRSIPADTRLTSNFTLFEPRWTAEELVAMAQANNPNLASARANVSAARTGIRAARSQYLPTLGFSAGFRGSVYSAGNLNPLYQSALDNTGARYEGCLQSNQLAPLLGQPQRPCGQFDVNNPAVADSVRGSVRDANPRFPFGYERQPLSAGLSFSLPIFNGLQRERRIEEARVSAQDAELQVRMQELQLRTNVETALLSLRTAYGAAQLQEQVVQRAGEELRLAQERFRFGATSSVEVTDALTSLREAERARIDAVYNFHKSLAALEALVGRSLR; translated from the coding sequence ATGCACAGCCACCGCCGCCACACGGGCGCCCTGGTCTTCGCGGCCCTGGCCGTCCTCGCCTCGCCGCTCGCCGCGCAGCAGCCCACCGGCCAGCAGCCCGCTCCGCACCAGGGCGGGCTCACCCTCGAAGAGGCCATCACCACGGCCCGCACCGGTAACCCGGACCTGCTGGCCCAGCGCAACGACCAGCGCGGCACCCGCGCCGCCGTCCGCTCCGCCCGCGCCGACCTCTACCTTCCCTCCGCCAACGCCCAGGCCGACTTCGGCTACACGGGGCCCGGCGTGCAGCGCTTCGGGAGCGAGGTGTTCGGCGTGCGGCCGCAGTACTACTCCAGCGGCTACTACGTGGGGATCGGGTACGAGCTGAGCGGCGCCAAGCTGATGCAGCCCCGCATCGCTCGGGCGCAGGAGAACGCGACGGCGCGGCGGGTGGAAGGGTTCGAGGCCAACATGGTGAGCCAGGTGGCGCAGCAGTACCTCACCGCCCTGCAGGCCGGCGAGCTGGCCGCGCAGGCGGAGCGCGAGGTGGCCCGCACCATCGAGCACGAGCGCCTTGCCAAGGCCCGCCTGGAGGTGGGCGCGGGGACGCCGCTGGACGTGCGCCGCGCCGAGGTGCAGCGCGGCCAGGCCGAGGTGGCGCTCCTGCAGCAGCGGAACGCGCACGCCACCGAGGTGCTGCGGCTGGGGCTGGCGATGGGCCGCTCCATCCCGGCGGACACGCGACTCACCTCCAACTTCACCCTGTTCGAGCCGCGCTGGACGGCGGAGGAGCTGGTGGCGATGGCGCAGGCGAACAACCCCAACCTGGCTTCGGCGCGCGCCAACGTCTCGGCGGCGCGTACGGGGATCCGGGCGGCGCGCTCGCAGTACCTTCCCACGCTCGGCTTCAGCGCGGGCTTCCGGGGGTCGGTGTACAGCGCCGGCAACCTGAACCCGCTCTACCAATCGGCGCTGGACAACACCGGCGCCCGCTACGAGGGGTGCCTGCAGTCGAACCAGCTCGCCCCGCTGCTGGGGCAGCCGCAGCGGCCTTGCGGCCAGTTCGACGTGAACAACCCGGCCGTGGCGGACAGCGTGCGCGGCTCCGTCAGAGACGCCAACCCGCGCTTCCCCTTTGGCTACGAGCGGCAGCCGCTCTCGGCCGGCCTCAGCTTCTCGCTCCCCATCTTCAACGGCCTGCAGCGCGAGCGGCGGATCGAGGAGGCGCGGGTGAGCGCGCAGGACGCCGAGCTCCAGGTGCGCATGCAGGAGCTGCAGCTTCGCACCAACGTGGAAACCGCGCTGCTCTCGCTGCGCACCGCGTACGGCGCCGCCCAGCTGCAGGAGCAGGTGGTGCAGCGCGCCGGCGAGGAGCTGCGGCTGGCGCAGGAGCGCTTCCGCTTCGGCGCGACCAGCTCCGTGGAGGTCACCGACGCGCTGACCTCGCTTCGTGAGGCCGAGCGCGCCCGCATCGACGCCGTGTACAACTTCCACAAGTCGCTGGCCGCGCTCGAAGCGCTGGTCGGACGCTCCCTTCGCTGA
- a CDS encoding YIP1 family protein has product MSSIEAHTSVHSEAEATGPGSLGRRILDTFVSPGELFSRLGTAPPWVDVLMVAALVTTAAMVLIPSEVWLESSREALNNMTDPRAREAMSAETMARYSRISAPIGAFIGTFLTAFIVAGLLKLVFGVMMGGEATFAQYRGVVSHAALISALGLVVTLPIWIVTGDMTTQLSAALLAPDLPKGVVRSLLQALAVFNIWWLAVVALGVAAVNRGKVSMAAAAGVIFGVFFAISAVAGLIAGR; this is encoded by the coding sequence ATGTCCTCCATCGAAGCGCACACATCCGTCCATTCCGAAGCGGAGGCCACGGGCCCCGGCTCGCTCGGGCGCCGCATCCTGGACACCTTTGTATCCCCCGGCGAGCTGTTCTCGCGCCTCGGGACCGCGCCGCCCTGGGTGGACGTGCTCATGGTGGCGGCGCTGGTCACCACCGCCGCCATGGTCCTGATCCCGAGCGAGGTGTGGCTGGAATCCTCGCGCGAGGCGCTGAACAACATGACGGACCCCAGGGCCCGTGAAGCCATGAGCGCCGAGACGATGGCGCGCTACAGCCGCATATCGGCGCCGATCGGCGCGTTCATCGGCACTTTCTTGACCGCCTTCATCGTGGCCGGACTGCTGAAACTGGTGTTCGGGGTGATGATGGGCGGCGAGGCGACCTTTGCGCAGTACCGCGGCGTGGTCTCGCACGCGGCGCTGATCAGCGCACTCGGGCTGGTCGTGACGCTTCCGATCTGGATCGTGACCGGCGACATGACGACGCAGCTCTCCGCGGCGCTGCTGGCGCCGGACCTTCCCAAGGGGGTGGTGCGCTCGCTGCTGCAGGCGCTGGCCGTATTCAACATCTGGTGGCTCGCGGTGGTGGCGCTGGGCGTGGCCGCAGTCAACCGCGGCAAGGTGTCGATGGCCGCCGCGGCGGGCGTGATCTTTGGCGTCTTCTTCGCCATCTCCGCGGTGGCGGGGCTGATCGCGGGGCGCTGA
- a CDS encoding RES family NAD+ phosphorylase gives MAIALSAKPPVVGVPVSRALWRLHRRDLGAIWFGPRATAMGRFDDPALGFGVLYLGETPGVTVLETLIRGTSRCTVRRADWKSCVVSRVRLSEKLQVLQFEGRRLPEFGIGAERAHAGAYDECQALSAEVHATLPYVDGIQYRSRWDPSRLCWAVFDRAAHKIAGAEPPEPLHGSAIGEEVLDTYPILVL, from the coding sequence ATGGCGATCGCATTATCTGCAAAGCCTCCGGTCGTGGGAGTTCCGGTGTCGCGTGCCCTCTGGAGGCTGCACCGGAGAGACCTGGGCGCGATCTGGTTTGGACCGAGAGCTACGGCTATGGGCCGCTTCGACGATCCGGCGCTCGGCTTCGGCGTGCTCTATTTAGGTGAGACTCCAGGAGTGACCGTGCTGGAGACCCTCATACGAGGCACCTCACGCTGCACGGTACGGCGGGCAGATTGGAAGAGTTGCGTGGTCTCACGCGTGCGGCTCTCGGAGAAGCTCCAGGTGCTCCAGTTCGAGGGGAGGCGCCTCCCCGAGTTCGGTATCGGGGCGGAGCGGGCACACGCGGGCGCGTACGATGAGTGCCAGGCGCTCTCCGCGGAAGTGCATGCGACGTTGCCGTACGTCGACGGCATCCAGTACCGTTCACGATGGGACCCGAGTCGCCTCTGCTGGGCGGTGTTCGACCGCGCGGCGCACAAGATCGCCGGAGCGGAACCCCCGGAGCCGCTGCACGGAAGCGCGATCGGCGAAGAGGTGCTTGACACATATCCGATCCTCGTACTCTGA
- a CDS encoding creatininase family protein — MTPEPRPAHPAYALNDLPWSEVAARVATERRLILPIGVCDQYGPHLPLGAGTRVVEALADDLAREFGVLRAPVFPFGVNVPAEADYAGTAALRAKTLHRALNEVAAAWAAHGFNEFIAITASPHDPHVEAIATIRAPHARVRVVDALSVDLSQFVEGSGGPEHGGEALTSILLHLHPERVRMEDARDFRMDADEFRRFTRGQLKRLPAGCPGSVGEPTRATAEKGRRMYEHILQKIRHKVFIAPPRDEEE; from the coding sequence ATGACCCCCGAACCCCGTCCCGCACACCCGGCCTATGCCCTCAACGACCTTCCCTGGAGCGAGGTGGCCGCGCGCGTGGCCACGGAGCGGCGGCTGATCCTCCCCATCGGCGTGTGCGACCAGTACGGGCCGCACCTGCCGCTGGGCGCCGGCACCCGCGTGGTGGAGGCGCTGGCGGACGACCTGGCGCGGGAGTTCGGCGTCCTGCGCGCGCCGGTCTTCCCGTTCGGCGTCAACGTCCCCGCCGAAGCGGACTACGCGGGCACGGCGGCGCTGCGCGCAAAGACGCTGCACCGCGCGCTCAACGAGGTGGCGGCGGCGTGGGCGGCGCACGGCTTCAACGAGTTCATCGCCATCACCGCCTCGCCGCACGACCCGCACGTGGAGGCCATCGCCACCATCCGGGCGCCTCACGCACGGGTCCGAGTGGTGGACGCGCTCTCTGTGGACCTGTCTCAATTCGTGGAGGGGTCGGGGGGGCCCGAGCACGGGGGCGAGGCGCTGACCTCGATCCTCCTCCACCTGCACCCCGAGCGGGTGAGGATGGAGGACGCCAGGGACTTCCGCATGGACGCGGACGAGTTCCGCCGCTTCACCCGCGGCCAGCTGAAGCGCCTTCCCGCCGGCTGCCCCGGCTCCGTGGGCGAGCCTACCCGTGCCACGGCGGAGAAAGGGCGGCGCATGTACGAACATATCCTCCAGAAGATACGTCACAAGGTCTTCATCGCTCCGCCGCGCGATGAGGAGGAGTGA